The Triticum aestivum cultivar Chinese Spring chromosome 5A, IWGSC CS RefSeq v2.1, whole genome shotgun sequence genomic sequence GACACCGGCCACGAGCTCCccatctccaccaccacctgaGCTACAGccatccaacatcttcttctccgGCGGGCAGGGCATCAGAAAGGACAGCCGCCATTAGCGAAGCTTCGTTCGGCATGGCGAGGCAAGCCCTGACGAACGGGTTCCTCGGCGGCTTCATGTACGTGGGGCTGGCGCTGGTGCTCCTCGCATACCTCCCCGTCGCCTTCCTCTGCCGCCTCGTCTACAGGCTGCTGATCAGGCCCTTCGCCGCCGGCGAGGACCTCCGCGGCAAGGTCGTGCTCATCACCGGCGCCTCCTCCGGCATCGGCGAGGTCAGTAAAGCCTGCCTGCCTCCCCCTAGGCTCTTGTACAGTCGTTCCCGACTTCCCGTTGCGCAGGTCATTCATGGCTTGGGTTCCACCCATGCGGTAAGATCTTGACCCGTCCGTCAGTCTCGGACCATTCCCTGCATCTACATGCATGCGTACATATGTACGTACGCGGTAATAAACAGACTAGACTAGACCCGTACGTACGTGTTGGTTTGTGCTGGCCACCCTTTTACAGTTCTACTACTGAAACTATCTCGACCGAAAATTATACGTTAGTTGTTTCTGTTCCATTGCTGGCATACTCGTTGTCAGATTATCGGTTGGTTCAGCAGAATTGGGTTTTTTTTTTCCTTCTAAATTTTATTATAAAGTCTGGTCCTCCTTTTGTTGGTGTATATGCATGCTTTGATTTGATGATGATAGCTCGTAGAGACCTCGTTTTGGCCCCTCATTTAGATTCCATGTACACTCATGAGGAACGCTGATTAGCAGCAGGCGTCTGAAAATGTTGTTCAAACATCTCTCTTTTGAAACCTTGTGCCGTAGCTAAAATAGCGTTTATCTGTGGCGGCCTGGCCCACGGTTTCCATAATCCACTACCACGTGGGAACGTCTTCTCCAGCGGCTTTCTTCTTTTCGGTTAGCGACACTCAAAACCAGAAAAAAGAAGTAGCACACAAAAATTGCGCCATATTTGGTAGTAGTAAAACGCAAACTGACTAGAAAACCCACTCATAGATAGAATAAATAGAGAAGAATTGTTATACGTGTGCAGAAGCTGCAGGAAGAATATAAGGAGAGGAGATACTAcaggagtatatatatagtaccACCTTGAAGGCCTTGAAAGCTTCCGGTAACTAGCGTAGTACCAGGAGTACAGTAGTACCAAGATGGCATCAATTGCTGATGCAGCGAGTAATTCCCTGGCCGGGCAGGGCAGCGCAGGATGGAATTGATTGAATTGAATTCTCACCGTCCACCCCATAAATCCTGGAGCATGGGCGCCAGTCCTGCCCGTCGCATCGGCCTCCTGGAAACCTGCGAGCACCGGCAGCTCTCGTGCACGCTGCCGCTGCATGTGGCTCCGCGGTCACCGCCCGGCCGGAGTAAATTATGAAGGAGAGCCTCAGTTATAAGGCGGTGGTCATGAATGAACTACAGTATTATTTACAGATTTTGGCTTGTGATTTGGATTTGCAGCACCTGGCGTACGAGTACGCGAGGAAAGGCGCGTGCGTGGCGCTGGTGGCCCGGACGGAGATCGCGCTGCGCGCCGTGGCCAAGACGGCGCGGGAGCTGGGCGCGCCGGACACGCTGGTGGTGCCGGCGGACATCACCGACGTGGACGAGGCCAAGCGGGCCGTCGAGGAGACCCTCGCCCACTTCGGCAAATGTAAGTGCTCTGTTAATCTCAGCGTGCGGTACCTGACACTGACAGCAAGCTCTCACTCAGATAGAGACGGAGTATGATTAATATATACTCCTACGTGCATCATTATGGCTATTAGTTGAAGCAAATCACTTTCCGGAGCAGTGATGCATGTGAGGTTGTCCATGCCTAGTCCGGTTGATAGGAATGTACCCCAGCTACTTACGGTTGTTTGCACCGATCAGGCgttgagtgagtgagtgagtgcgTGGTCGTAGTCAGTTCAGCTTGCCGATTCAAGTCTCGCTGGATCATTTGGAGCTACTAGCTAGCAAAAAATGGCACTGCTCCAGTGAGTTTCAGCTGCTAATACTTCCTGTCTCGCTGGGTTCTGCATGAATGCACGCAGTGAATCACCTGGTGGCCAACGCGGGCGTGTGGTCCAGCTGCTTCTTCGAGGAGATCACCAACGTGTCCGCCTTCCAGAACGTCATGGTAAGCAACCTACTCACTTGAGAAACAAGCAACAGAAACCCACGATTAGTTTCCTCATTAGCTACTACCTTGTAAACAAGTTTATACCAAGTATAATCATGTTCTTAATTTCTCCACCATACGTACCACGTACGTGTACGCAGGATCTCAACTTCTGGGGCGCGGTGTACCCGACCTACTTCGCGCTGCCCTACCTGAAGGCCAGCCGCGGCAACATCGTGGTCACCGCCTCCGTGGCCGGCAGGGTCCCCGTGGCGCGGATGAGCTTCTACAACGTACGTAAACCCTTGTTTTTGATGTTGCTGAATGCGCATGCCGCACATGCCACCGCCACGGCAGGAGAAACCCAGATTTGATTTTAATCACCGCAATGAATTCGGGATCAGCAGCTCACCAAACATCTTTATCGATCGCTGCGTACGTGCCACGTTGAGAATTAACGCTCCGGTCGGTGGATGTACTCCATTGCATTTGCAGGCGAGCAAGGCCGCGGTGATCCGGTTCTACGAGACGCTGCGGGCGGAGCTGGGGCCGCACGTCCGCGTCACCATCCTCATGCCGGGCTACGTCGTCTCCAACCTCACCATGGGCAAGGGCGTGCAGAAGGACGGCAACGTCGGCTTCGACGAGGACGCCCGCGACGTACGCGCACACCCAAccatctccctccctccctcgctgaACCACCATTACATTCACGGCAGTTCCTCCGTCGATCGATAGGTTGGTTTCACTGATTGATTGATGACGGATGGGATTGCAGATAAACGTCGGGCCGCTGCCGGTGGGGAGGACGGAGACgctggcggaggtggtggtggcgagCGTGCGGCGGGGCGACAGCTACGTGACGTGGCCCGGGTGGTACTGGCCGTTCCACATGGTGATGTGCGCCGCGCCGGAGCTCGTCGACTGCTTCTCCAGGGCCTTCTACGTCTCCAAGTCCAGCGACAAGGACGGCGACGCGCTCAGCAAGAAGATCCTCATGGCCGTCGGCGGCGACAAGTTCTACCCCAAGAACATCCGCTCCTCCCAGCCCCAATAAGTCGATCATGACACAGAGCTAAGCCAGCCATGCACGCAGAAAACGTATGCTGGCTTGGTTTAGCACCAAAGTATAGCAGTGGTGTACTTGGGtctcttcttttcttctcctctctcgttttttcttcttcttttctttcggtgtgatgtgatgtgagtcCATACGATGTGAGATCTGTTGTTGTATTGGTGGTACACGACACAGGCGGTGTTGCAAAGAGTGGTGCTTCTAAATGACCGACTGTTGTTTGCTTGTACTGACCAAAAAGCATGAGGGAGACAGGTTGTGCGTGGACGACTGCTTCTCCCGGTCACCGTAATTTGTGTCTGTACAATGGTACGTACCTTCACGCGGATATCAGTGAAATGCGCCAACTATTACAGGGCACCACTGACAAGGAGCTTATCGCAAAACTTTCTACCCGGCGATCGCCAACTCGGCAGCTTACTGTGCTCTGCACTCTGCAGTAGGAGTATGCCTTCCCAATTCCCTTGAGAAACCTGCTTCTCACAAGCATTAATTAACATATCAAGGTATATGTCATGAAAAAAGAATGGACATTTTccttaaaaaaagaaaaagaattgaCATCAGGACTACGGCAAAAAATACGGTTCAGAATCGTGTCACTGGAGCCTGGACATGTCCTACGTGTCAATAAGAGCGtctagatcactaaagtagtgatccaaatgctcttatatttctttacaggagTAGCTTCCTCTATGCTTGTATATAGTTCTATACATGCTCATGAAAATGTCATATGGTGACAGCTGCTTGTCCACTCTACAGATTATAACTTTCCTTACAAAATTGCAAGAGAGAAAGGGTGCTACATTATTCTATCCGGGCATATACTCACCAAGACCGTTTGCTATATGCattcagttggggtaagaagatgcTCAAACCCCCCCTCCCGGGATCACACTATGGAGTAAGCACTGCTGGACTCGTTGTCAGGTGCTCGTCTTGGTTTCTGCTCCTCTGCCACTTTGCGGGGCGACGCCTTGGGTGACGGCGGCGAGGAGTGTGACGGGGACGATACCGATCTGCGCACCGGGCTCGGCGGCGTGTGCAGCCTCCGCAGTTCACTCATCGAGCTTTTGGGGCTCAGGAGTAGCGGGGGTGGCGGTTGCTGCGCCTCCGGAGCTTCTGCGGCCGGAGGGCGGTGCTGCTGCCCTTGTTGTTGCGGCTGCTGCTGATCAGTTGCGACTTTGTTTAGAAGATTCTGCAGAGTGGGTAGTAGTTTTGCTGAAACAGATAGGATCCCAGGAACCTGCAGAGTAACATCAATTTAATTTATGTGTTCATCAAGATGAAGAGGGTTCAGTTCAATCTGTCACAAGCTTATTTCGGAATAAACAGAGTTAAAGCTAACTAATACTAGGTCTCTTCTGTCCTCCTAAAATGGGCTATTCAATGTTAGGAACAACTGATTTTAGGAGCATAGAAACCCATGCCTCGGAATTGACTTGTTCTATAAAGTACTGTAGCTCAATAGACAATGCAGTTCTCTGGTCTATAGGATTCCTGCACAGTACTCGTGCTTCCTCCACAATATGTTGCTTTCTGATGAAACATAACCAGGCATCAAAACATGTATGGTAAGTACAAAATTAGTTGACATTCTGTGCATTTTTTTCAACACACCTTCTGCACAGATGATTTCACGAtagcattgtactccctccgtccggaaatacttgtcggagaaataaatgtatctagatgtattttaattctagatacatccatttccattCGTTTATgcaacaagtaattccggacggagggagtacaacaagaAAAACACTACTACTCCGTTCCATTTTAACAAATGTTCAACATCTTACCATTCCATTTTGGAATTCTCTGCCAATATCTAGCTGCACTGCTAAAGCTCTGACAAGTAAATAACCCACAAATAGCAAGAACACGTATATAGGATTCCTGCACAGCAGAACAAGAATGACAGCACACCATGTTAATAGTTTTTAGTTTGTGTAAGAAACCCCTGCGCATACTGTTGAGCTACGTACCTCAGAAGCATCATGATCTCATCAAAACCAAGAACTGCCATAGCAACCAGCGCCCAAGGAGGAGGCAGTCTGCCATTACCGCGCCTGTGAGCTTGCTGGAGTGAGATAAAAAAAGAGTTCAAGTCAAAGACAATACAATAAGAATCTATTTCACCCTCTAGAAAAAAGAAAGCATCATCAGAAAATAAAATCGAATCCAGCACTACACAAAAAATGCACAATCATTAATAATCCAATTTATGGAGGGGAGCAATAAATTCTTCAAACTGAACAATTCTCTAATGCAACTATAGAGGTattctaaggccctgtttggttcataagtcctaggactttttctagtcctaactaaaaagtccctagtccctaaaaagtcccttgccgtttgtttccagagactaaaaagtccctagtcccttcctacaggttattaaatgaccatgttgcccctagtatataaaaaaaataacaatcaaacaacaccatggggtggcgggccaatgggtgcatggaggggcattgttggaaaagtcccaaaaagtcccaaaaagactctccttgagagtcttcttcatttagtcccaaatgcctaatttagtccctaaaaagtccctcccgtttggtaaaaaagtctctaagagggacttttctagtccctacacaaaaaagtccctgaaaacaaacaccccctaaaGCTCTTTACTTCTTAAATGCAAAGGCATCACACCTGCCATGGTTCCTGAAAAGAGTTGTTCTacagaaatactccctccgtcacaaattaagtgactcaactttgtactagctttagtacaaagttagtacaaagttgagtcacttattttgggacggagggagtaaataatTTGCTAGCACAACATCTTGAATATTAAATACACTAAAAGAGACCAAAACTatgtactccttccgtcccataatataagaacgttttttacactacattaatgtcaaaaacgttcttatattatgggacggagggagtattaaataaaTTCAAACCTGCGTTGATACTGCTTGTGTAATGGTGAACTCAGTTTCTGATTGGAACTGCTTCCACACTGACTTGCACTGAGCTGGCGTAATAAGCGTATGCTTTGGATGAACCTGTTTCAGTTGTTTGGTAAAGTGATGGATCCTCGGTATAAGCAATTCCACTTTTTGCTGCATGAATAACAAATAAACACTAAACTACCTCTTCCCAGCTAGTTGAAGCAAGCGGGTCACCAGAAGAAGCACTTGAACTCTTTGACGCAACAGAACCATCTAGAAGTTTGGAAATCAGAATGTTTTCAATCCTATCTGGCTTGTCATCCCAGCGAATGACGGCTAATACAGACAGAAGTTTGAGAGCCTGCAATGTAAGTGTAAGAGCACTTAACAATAAAACAAAGGGATATATTGTTTGTCATCATGTTAGAAAGGCGAGAATCCTGTACAGCAGATCGAGCCTCCTTTGCTATTGCACGGACATCTTCCTTTCCTGTCCAGGTCCTTGGCATTGAGTCCTTGTCATGACTAAACACCACTGTGAACCTGGCAATAACAAGGAACTTTATCAGAAGGTTATAATGTTAATTGGTACATGGAACAAGCAATAAGTATTTCTGTACCTTTCCTTCATATGCATCAAAATTTTGCTAGCTTCTTCTTTAGCCTTATTTTCCACAATGCTTTGACCATAATCCCTTAATTTTGACACCATTTCTTCTGAGAATTCGCTTCCCATTTCAAACCCAGAAAGAGCTTTAAAAACCTCTGGCAGGATGGCCTGTGTCTCACGTTTATAGAGGCTTTCTATTGATGCCCAAGTTGTTTGGCCGGCGGCATCAAAAAGAGATTCCACAGGTTCAACAAGTGCTTTTCTTAGTTTCTCCTGAAAGTATGCATAACTTAAATTATGACCACGAGGTACCAAAAGCTATAGCAAGTGCCAAAAATATGCAGAAGCGAAGTATGTGCTGAGAAACTAATAAAAAAAAACTTCTCTAGGTTTCCATACTTAACCTTAGCATGATTTGTTAGTTCTGTTAGCTTGCTTTCACGAACTGAAAGTGCATGGTCTTCAATATCACGCCGAACTTTCTCTAGGATTTTAGAGTAGTCCCAATCCGCCTGCTTGATTACAGAATCTAGAATATGAAGACTTGTCAGATTGCAGTTTCGGTTTGAAAGGGTTGGTATTCCAAAGAAACAGACAAAATTGCCTTCCCAAATTGCATATCTTACAGGCACATGAAGTAGataggacagacccagtgcatagaagctcccacacaaggtggggtctggggagggattataggaacctagtcttacccctacaaagtgcaatgcagagaggctggttcaaacccaggacctcttggcacaagtggggaggacttccCCACTGTGCCAGGCCTGCCCTCAGGCACATGAAGTAGATACAGGGATAAAAATGCAATACCAGAACAATAAGGTACACTGGCTCTAGACAAACCCAATGTACTTGGACTTCAAACATCACACTACTTCAATACAGGGAGCATATGATGGCTTGAAAGTTAGATTTATGGGAATCTCAGGATTGCTGGGAATCCTAACCGCAGAAATGAGATAGCAATAAGAATGTGGTGGGAATATCAGATACCTTCCTATTTCAAAGGGAATGCAAAACTCCTAAATCCCAGAAACTTGTTCCTCCCGTAATCTAATATTGCTAACTACTCTAGGTTCTTGTGTCAAACTCAGGAACCTTATTGGATTACCCTCTGATTCCAGGGAAGCCAACTGACATTCTAGTTACCAATCCCCATCAGTGTAGTCCTTGAATAAATTCTACATCATTGGGAAAATAATATTTATACAAATTATCAAGCGTGCAAATTTACCTGCACACCCTTGATTAAATTCACTGAGAGAGGATTCAGTAGTTTCTCGAACAGATGCTGCGAAACCTTTTCCACTCTCAAGAGATTGATTAAGGCCGGTTTTAAATTTTTCAAGAGCCTTAGTACGTAGATGACTCAAATTTTTCTGGAATGCAGGCTGGACAAGCTGCAAAGAATATGGGACAAAATAAGTGAAATGAAGGGGAAGGCGTAACAATGCCTATGTACAATAGCACCTTACATTCAGTATTCTAGATTCCAGCAGTTGCCGTTTGGACTTCCTAACAGCTTCATCAAAATAGACAGCTTCTTTGTCATACCTGACAAATAATGATGCACCTTAGTTTTATTCGTCAACATTAGTTTCCGTTTTTTTAAGAGAAAAATCAACATCAGTTTCCTGCTATCACAAAATATAGGGAATTCACAAAGGCCAATAGACAGTCAAATAACAACTTCAAGATTCAATGCCAGTACTTCAGTGATTGGATCACAGAGACGAGAAAGACACCAGCAATTTTATATGCAATTTAAAAAAATAAGGAGGCAGAGTAAGAAATGTATATTCTGTAATAAATCTTGAAACAGTAGATCACCAATTTTTTCAGTGTTCAGTACCAAAGTATATGCCCTAAATAGTGATAAAGTGTCTCATTCTTGCGACATTGTATGGTTCGGTGGTAGAGTTTTTAGATCTAGTAGAGATGAATTGTTGCTTCAGGGGTGGTTGCTTTGATTCAGAAAATGTTgtatttttctctgttttctgaGCAAAACTCTGTCTTGTCAGTTGAATGAAATGAAAGGGGCCCCTTAACTAAAAAAACAGAGGCAATCAGGCAAACCAATATTATCTCTTATATAAATATCCCAGTACTCACATCAAGAGTGCTGGAAATTTTAGAGATTTTCTTTGCGAAGTACAACATGTTTATCAATCTACTGGTAGATGCATAGAACATACAAGTGAACTTTGTGCGGTCGCAAGGACCGAGAATCATGTTGAACAAACTACCAGGATGAACAACTAAAATAACACGCAGGCTTACTCTTCCATGTGGACCTCCACAATAGATCCAAGTTTTTTCCCAAAACTGAGTACTGAACCAGCCTGTACATCATTCTCCAAATCTAGCCATTCCTAAAGATCACAAACATATTAGTGAAAGCAAAACATCCATGAGTATTAAATGATAAGTGAAGTTCTTACAGCATCCGAGGTTAGGCAGCCAAACCTCTCATTTGCAATTTCATCACAGCGAACAGTAGCAACCATTACCTTGCATGATGAAGCAAATGGAATAAATCAACAAGTAGCAAGTTTGGGTCGTTTCTTCTGTTGGTGGTGCTACACCTCAGCATAACATGTAGGTTCGTAATCACAGCAAACAATTATAACTGATGATGTTTGACATGTTCCGTTTCAACTGTTGACAAATACCTAGTCTGCCGCTGAATGAGTCCTACTCCTGTTCTATGGGGTCTGCAAGGCATCTATCTATCCATGCACCAACGTGCTCACACAACTAGCGCATGTAATTCTCTCTCCCTACACAAAATATGACTATCATGGTACCAGATTAATCCCAGATCCTGCCACGGCTCCCAAGTAGGGCCCTTCGCGGCCACAGCCATCTCTGCCCTTTCACGCCCTGCAACCCACCTCCTTCCCGCtgctcttctccctctctccttccaGTTTCGCGGCATGAACAGGTCATCACCGTCGTGCTCGACCTCTACACTAGGCCATACTCCACATGGAAAGAAGCTCATGGAGCTCCTCGTATCCAGCTACAACGTCGGCGATCACATCGACACCGATGCGGAGCTGCAGCTCGCCGACAACATATGTGATGAGGACATCCCTACcactgttacacccacaacccctgccaCTCACATGTTCAACTTAGAGCAAGACAAAGACGAgtcactagagctcgcgcacaccaattaaattatcaggtacttccattTCTCGGAACTAATTGTAATGTTCACGAGAATATGATACTGCCTAAATTACATATGTTTGTATTGCTCAGGAATGAAGGGACTAGCATGGATAATGGGATGAGCATTAGAGCATGATCAAGCATAGAGATGAAGGAGAGTGCTTGGGGAAAGACAATGAAGCCTCAAGTGGAGATTTAAGAACTAGGAAGCTACCATGATGACACATGAAAACATGGATGAGATATACAAGATGAGACTTCATATTTTCATTCATAGCTGATGTAAGGGATCGAGGACAGGGCACACCATACATTCCAGGCTGGTGCAGCTGGTCGAGCACCGAGGATGCCAAGAGCATCACAAAGGGAGCGTCGTGTCAAATGGCATGTGCCATGCCTGAACCATGCCAGCCCAGGGGCAAGGACCTGCTTTCTATGGAGATGGATCGGGGCACCAAATCCACTGTGGATGATGGAGCGCTTGCGCTTAGTTTGACGAGGGTGGGCTTGGCAAGCCATAGGAATTGTGCCCGCCATGGCTTGGCATGGGTGTGGAGGAAACACCATGTGTGCCAGACGA encodes the following:
- the LOC123102285 gene encoding protein ROOT HAIR DEFECTIVE 3 homolog 1, whose product is MAEVDAAAAAAAGAQAVQLIDGEGEFAGESAERFMTYAGVAGCGLSYAVVAIMGPQSSGKSTLLNLLFGTNFREMDAFRGRSQTTKGIWMARCVGVEPCTVVMDLEGTDGRERGEDDTAFEKQSSLFALAISDIVLINMWCHDIGREQAANKPLLKTVFQVMMRLFSPRKTALLFVIRDKTRTPLEHLEPVLREDIQKIWNSVPKPEAHKDTPLSEFFNVQVTALPSFEEKEEQFREQVQQLRQRFANSIAPGGLAGDRRGVVPASGFLFSSQQIWKIIRENKDLDLPAHKVMVATVRCDEIANERFGCLTSDAEWLDLENDVQAGSVLSFGKKLGSIVEVHMEEYDKEAVYFDEAVRKSKRQLLESRILNLVQPAFQKNLSHLRTKALEKFKTGLNQSLESGKGFAASVRETTESSLSEFNQGCADSVIKQADWDYSKILEKVRRDIEDHALSVRESKLTELTNHAKEKLRKALVEPVESLFDAAGQTTWASIESLYKRETQAILPEVFKALSGFEMGSEFSEEMVSKLRDYGQSIVENKAKEEASKILMHMKERFTVVFSHDKDSMPRTWTGKEDVRAIAKEARSAALKLLSVLAVIRWDDKPDRIENILISKLLDGSVASKSSSASSGDPLASTSWEEVHPKHTLITPAQCKSVWKQFQSETEFTITQAVSTQQAHRRGNGRLPPPWALVAMAVLGFDEIMMLLRNPIYVFLLFVGYLLVRALAVQLDIGREFQNGMVPGILSVSAKLLPTLQNLLNKVATDQQQPQQQGQQHRPPAAEAPEAQQPPPPLLLSPKSSMSELRRLHTPPSPVRRSVSSPSHSSPPSPKASPRKVAEEQKPRRAPDNESSSAYSIV
- the LOC123102286 gene encoding 11-beta-hydroxysteroid dehydrogenase A, whose translation is MARQALTNGFLGGFMYVGLALVLLAYLPVAFLCRLVYRLLIRPFAAGEDLRGKVVLITGASSGIGEHLAYEYARKGACVALVARTEIALRAVAKTARELGAPDTLVVPADITDVDEAKRAVEETLAHFGKLNHLVANAGVWSSCFFEEITNVSAFQNVMDLNFWGAVYPTYFALPYLKASRGNIVVTASVAGRVPVARMSFYNASKAAVIRFYETLRAELGPHVRVTILMPGYVVSNLTMGKGVQKDGNVGFDEDARDINVGPLPVGRTETLAEVVVASVRRGDSYVTWPGWYWPFHMVMCAAPELVDCFSRAFYVSKSSDKDGDALSKKILMAVGGDKFYPKNIRSSQPQ